A single window of Aspergillus flavus chromosome 4, complete sequence DNA harbors:
- a CDS encoding Alpha/Beta hydrolase protein has protein sequence MWFSSTAWLLPLALAGSVQALPKGAKIGTTASHVRKGGVTYNVFEHAATGARLEYVNNSGICETTKGVNQYSGYLSVGENQNMFFWFFESRNNPQQAPLSAWFNGGPGCSSMIGLFQEHGPCHFVNGEDTPSLNEHSWNNFANMLYIDQPIGVGFSYGDNPVNSTWTAAPYVWKFLQAFYEHFPQYESRDFGIFTESYGGHYGPGFASYILDQNNAIEAGSQKGEKVNLVALGINNGMFDSTLQEKAYITFAYNNTYRQLIDESLKDKLLEAYESECLPAVQKCQQTQTNEDCQNAGSVCGESVENPIMQAGGDFDVYDVREPSNDPNPPETYSKYIARPDIMKAIGARSDYQECADAPGQKFGATGDEYRSTLPDLSEVIKAGVNVLVWAGTADYICNVDGSIAVANAVDFSGHDEFQGKALEAYKVNGKEVGQFKSVDNFHLLTVYDAGHEVPYYQPETALQAFTQILQKKPLSST, from the exons ATGTGGTTTTCAAGCACCGCGTGGTTGTTACCATTGGCACTTGCAGGAAGCGTCCAGGCGCTGCCCAAAGGTGCCAAAATAGGAACAACAGCGTCCCACGTTAGGAAAGGCGGAGTGACTTACAACGTCTTTGAACATGCTGCCACTGGTGCTAGGTTGGAATATGTCAACAACTCCGGTATTTGTGAGACTACGAAAGGCGTGAATCAGTACAGTGGCTACTTAAGTGTAGGAGAGAACCAGAACATGTTCTTTTG GTTCTTCGAGAGTCGCAACAACCCGCAACAGGCGCCGCTCTCTGCCTGGTTCAACGGCGGCCCCGGCTGCTCTTCCATGATCGGATTGTTCCAGGAGCATGGACCCTGCCACTTCGTCAACGGCGAGGATACTCCATCCTTGAACGAACATAGCTGGAACAACTTTGCCAATATGCTATACATTGACCAGCCTATCGGTGTAGGCTTTTCGTATGGAGATAACCCTGTTAATAGCACGTGGACTGCTGCTCCATATGTTTGGAAGTTTCTCCAGGCTTTCTATGAGCATTTCCCACAGTACGAAAGCCGCGACTTTGGCATTTTCACCGAG TCATACGGCGGTCACTATGGCCCCGGTTTTGCTTCGTATATCCTGGACCAGAATAATGCTATTGAAGCAGGTAGTCAGAAAGGTGAAAAAGTCAATTTGGTTGCTCTGGGAATCAATAATGGCATGTTCGACTCGACGCTGCAAGAGAAGGCTTACATTACATTCGCATACAACAACACCTACAGACAACTCATCGATGAGTCATTGAAAGACAAGCTTCTGGAGGCTTACGAGTCTGAATGTCTCCCAGCTGTTCAGAAATGCCAGCAGACTCAAACAAATGAGGACTGCCAGAATGCTGGCTCAGTGTGCGGAGAGAGCGTCGAGAATCCAATCATGCAAGCTGGTGGTGACTTTGATGTGTATGATGTGCGAGAGCCATCCAACGACCCCAATCCACCAGAGACATACTCCAAGTACATCGCAAGACCCGACATAATGAAAGCAATCGGTGCGAGGTCGGACTACCAAGAATGCGCGGATGCTCCCGGTCAGAAATTCGGTGCTACCGGAGATG AATATCGTTCAACCCTCCCAGACTTGTCTGAGGTCATCAAGGCAGGAGTCAACGTTCTTGTATGGGCAGGCACAGCAGACTATATCTGCAACGTCGATGGAAGCATTGCTGTGGCCAACGCAGTTGATTTCTCGGGACACGACGAATTTCAGGGCAAGGCCCTCGAGGCCTATAAGGTAAATGGAAAGGAGGTTGGACAGTTCAAGTCTGTCGACAACTTTCATCTCCTGACGGTATACGACGCTGGGCACGAAGTTCCCTATTACC AGCCGGAGACCGCCCTTCAGGCCTTTACCCAGATCCTGCAGAAGAAGCCGCTTTCCTCTACTTAA
- a CDS encoding uncharacterized protein (expressed protein), with protein MPSVYQPSHSLRGREFESHRCRFFLIFISSLPNLITFYLPYFRTHSKLCLLTVLNIQSTVCSLVCASWNFQCIARKSTNC; from the coding sequence ATGCCCTCGGTATATCAGCCCAGCCATTCCCTTCGGGGGCGTGAGTTCGAATCTCACAGGTGTCGGTTTTTTctcatttttatttcttccttACCTAATCTTATTACTTTCTACCTGCCCTACTTCCGTACCCATTCCAAATTGTGCTTGTTGACTGTCTTGAATATCCAGTCAACTGTGTGCTCCTTGGTATGCGCATCTTGGAATTTCCAGTGCATAGCCAGAAAGTCCACAAATTGTTAG